In one Candidatus Palibaumannia cicadellinicola genomic region, the following are encoded:
- the dxs gene encoding 1-deoxy-D-xylulose-5-phosphate synthase yields the protein MSFETKKYPTLALADNPVQLRLLPKESLLVLCDELRQFLLASVSRSSGHFASGLGTVELTVALHYVYNTPFDHIIWDVGHQAYPHKIITGRRNRMTTIRQRNGLHPFPWRGESEYDILSVGHSSTSISAGLGMAVAAAYEGLGRRTVCIIGDGAITAGMAFEAMNHAGDIKYDLLVVLNDNEMSISENVGALNNHLARLLSGKCYLTLREGSKKVLYGIPPIKELVKRTEEHIKGIIVPGGTLFEELGFNYIGPVDGHDVQGMVQTLKNMRSMKGPQLLHIITKKGCGYAPAEKDPITWHAVPKFDPVRGTLPKSYSRYPTYSVIFGEWLCTTAASDDKLIAITPAMREGSGMVDFSRQFPQQYFDVAIAEQHAVTFAAGLAISGYNPIVAIYSTFLQRAYDQVIHDVAIQNLPVLFAIDRGGVVGPDGQTHQGAFDLSYLRCIPNMVIMTPSDENECRLMLHTGYHYHGGPSAVRYPRGNGTGVTFSVLRKLQLGKGVVRRKGVNIAILNFGTLLAQAEEVANILDATLVDMRFVKPLDTELITKLAVSHKALVTLEENAIIGGAGSGVNEYIMRQRLLVPVLNIGLPDYFISQGSQEEIRADLQLNSYGILQQIEKWLE from the coding sequence ATGAGCTTTGAGACCAAAAAGTATCCAACACTTGCCCTAGCAGATAATCCTGTTCAGTTACGTTTGTTGCCCAAAGAAAGTCTGTTAGTACTGTGTGACGAACTACGTCAGTTTCTGCTTGCTAGCGTTAGCCGCTCAAGCGGCCATTTTGCATCAGGGCTTGGCACTGTAGAACTGACGGTAGCTTTACATTATGTATATAATACTCCTTTTGACCATATCATTTGGGATGTTGGTCATCAAGCATACCCACATAAAATTATTACTGGGCGTCGAAATCGCATGACTACCATACGTCAGCGTAATGGGTTACATCCATTTCCATGGCGTGGAGAAAGTGAATACGACATACTATCGGTTGGCCACTCCTCGACCTCCATAAGTGCTGGTCTTGGTATGGCTGTAGCAGCTGCGTATGAAGGCCTAGGTAGAAGAACGGTTTGTATTATAGGTGATGGCGCGATTACCGCTGGCATGGCTTTTGAAGCGATGAATCACGCCGGTGACATTAAATATGATCTACTTGTGGTACTAAACGACAACGAAATGTCTATTTCTGAAAATGTAGGTGCGTTAAATAACCACCTTGCACGTCTTTTATCTGGTAAGTGTTATTTAACACTCCGCGAAGGAAGCAAAAAAGTGCTATATGGTATTCCACCTATAAAAGAGCTGGTAAAACGTACCGAAGAGCACATAAAAGGCATAATAGTACCGGGCGGTACGTTATTTGAAGAGCTTGGTTTTAATTACATTGGTCCGGTAGATGGTCATGATGTTCAGGGTATGGTACAAACTCTAAAGAATATGCGTAGTATGAAAGGCCCTCAATTACTACATATTATTACCAAGAAAGGATGTGGTTACGCTCCAGCTGAGAAAGATCCGATTACTTGGCACGCTGTACCTAAGTTTGATCCGGTAAGAGGTACGCTGCCGAAAAGCTATAGCAGGTATCCTACTTACTCGGTAATTTTTGGTGAGTGGTTGTGCACCACCGCGGCTAGTGATGATAAGTTGATAGCGATAACCCCTGCGATGCGTGAAGGCTCGGGTATGGTTGATTTTTCGCGCCAATTTCCGCAACAATATTTTGATGTAGCTATTGCCGAGCAGCATGCGGTAACCTTTGCAGCTGGTTTAGCTATTAGTGGCTACAATCCCATTGTAGCCATTTATTCTACTTTCCTGCAACGTGCCTATGATCAAGTGATCCACGACGTGGCAATCCAAAATCTACCAGTGCTGTTTGCTATTGATAGAGGCGGTGTCGTTGGCCCAGATGGTCAAACTCATCAGGGTGCTTTCGATCTTTCCTACCTACGCTGTATACCAAATATGGTGATCATGACTCCAAGCGATGAGAATGAATGCCGGCTGATGTTGCATACTGGGTATCATTATCACGGTGGTCCTAGCGCAGTACGTTACCCACGTGGTAACGGTACCGGTGTGACATTCAGCGTACTGAGAAAATTGCAGCTAGGTAAGGGTGTTGTGCGCCGCAAAGGCGTTAATATTGCCATTCTAAATTTTGGTACTTTGCTAGCGCAGGCAGAAGAAGTTGCCAATATCCTAGATGCTACTCTAGTAGATATGCGTTTCGTAAAACCCCTAGATACAGAATTAATAACTAAGCTAGCTGTTAGCCATAAAGCATTAGTGACGCTGGAAGAAAACGCAATAATAGGTGGTGCAGGAAGCGGAGTGAATGAATATATCATGCGCCAACGATTACTAGTACCAGTTTTAAATATTGGTTTACCAGATTATTTTATTTCGCAGGGTAGCCAGGAGGAGATACGTGCTGATCTTCAATTAAATAGTTACGGTATCCTTCAGCAAATTGAAAAATGGTTAGAATGA
- the ispA gene encoding (2E,6E)-farnesyl diphosphate synthase, translated as MVEFIHELQKSSRCVDAALERYLYALSSQKTKLVQAMHYSTLLGGKRLRPFLVYQTGQLFGLKQESLDAPAAAIECIHAYSLIHDDLPAMDNNTLRRGEPTCHVQFGETTAILAGDALHTLAFTILTHAPISAITTEERLKMIAVLAEASGAEGMCFGQALDLESEGKHVSAEVLETIHRYKTGALIRAAVHMGALAAGKKSRKILNYLDSYAVAIGLAFQVQDDILDMIGDSQSTGKQRGADKLLGKKTYPLLLGLDMARAKAKNLYKESLASLKKIDAIGYNTNMLVKLARYIIERKT; from the coding sequence ATGGTAGAATTCATCCATGAGCTGCAAAAAAGCAGCCGGTGTGTAGATGCTGCCCTAGAACGGTATCTATACGCTCTTTCAAGTCAAAAAACTAAGCTAGTTCAGGCTATGCACTATAGCACCCTTCTCGGAGGAAAACGGCTGCGACCGTTTCTAGTTTACCAAACAGGTCAGTTGTTCGGCCTAAAGCAAGAAAGCCTCGATGCACCCGCTGCTGCTATTGAGTGTATTCATGCTTATTCGCTCATCCATGATGATCTTCCAGCAATGGATAACAATACACTACGACGTGGTGAGCCTACCTGTCATGTTCAATTTGGCGAAACAACTGCAATTTTAGCTGGAGATGCATTGCATACCTTGGCATTTACTATTCTAACTCATGCACCAATATCGGCTATTACTACAGAAGAGCGTTTGAAGATGATCGCAGTTCTAGCCGAAGCTAGTGGCGCTGAGGGTATGTGTTTCGGCCAAGCGCTTGATTTAGAGTCAGAAGGTAAACATGTCTCAGCTGAAGTCCTGGAAACTATCCATCGCTATAAAACTGGTGCCCTAATTCGTGCGGCGGTGCACATGGGAGCACTAGCCGCAGGAAAAAAAAGCAGAAAGATACTTAATTATCTTGATAGTTATGCTGTAGCTATAGGCCTAGCATTTCAAGTACAAGATGATATCTTAGATATGATAGGAGATAGCCAAAGTACTGGTAAACAGCGTGGTGCAGATAAGTTATTAGGTAAAAAAACTTATCCATTGCTACTTGGATTAGATATGGCACGAGCTAAAGCTAAAAATCTCTATAAGGAATCTCTAGCATCCTTAAAAAAGATTGATGCAATCGGATATAATACAAACATGTTAGTCAAACTAGCGCGCTATATCATTGAACGTAAAACATAA